Proteins found in one Maridesulfovibrio sp. genomic segment:
- the xerC gene encoding tyrosine recombinase XerC: MSLTAGMPKDLPEYAQVFMTYLDVEKRASAATLRSYAKDLSQFEEFLETHNGSLAEPGSITSDQVRGFLARLHGQRLAKSTLSRKLSSLRSFFKYMVKHRFIDNDPMVGIRNPKQEIRHPRSLNVDQAVNLMDAQVGEEPADKRDLALAEMLYGSGLRVSEAISLDLFDVDTSSGVVRVSGKGNKERLSPLSDTSCRAVNDYLAVRSELGPSLEEQALFVGNRGGRLNRRQVNRILARMAETAGLHEGVHPHMLRHSFASHMLQSGADMRSVQELLGHEHLSTTQRYTHLNLQQIMNVYDKAHPLAGNQSPDSSKDEEDK, encoded by the coding sequence ATGTCCTTGACCGCAGGCATGCCTAAAGATTTACCGGAATATGCACAGGTCTTCATGACCTATCTGGATGTGGAAAAACGAGCATCCGCAGCTACACTACGCTCATATGCAAAAGACCTTTCCCAGTTTGAAGAATTTCTGGAAACACACAACGGAAGTTTAGCAGAACCTGGAAGTATAACCTCTGATCAGGTGCGCGGGTTTCTTGCCCGGCTGCATGGTCAACGCCTTGCTAAATCGACTCTATCCCGCAAACTTTCCTCCTTGCGTTCCTTTTTCAAATACATGGTTAAGCACCGGTTTATTGATAATGATCCCATGGTCGGGATCAGGAATCCTAAGCAGGAAATACGTCATCCCCGTTCGCTCAATGTGGATCAGGCCGTTAACCTGATGGATGCGCAGGTTGGGGAAGAACCGGCGGATAAGCGGGATCTGGCACTTGCTGAAATGCTCTACGGATCAGGACTTAGGGTGAGTGAAGCCATTTCTCTTGATTTATTCGATGTGGATACTTCAAGCGGGGTGGTCCGTGTTTCCGGTAAAGGAAATAAAGAACGCTTATCTCCGCTGAGCGACACATCATGCCGGGCTGTGAATGATTATCTTGCCGTACGCAGCGAACTTGGTCCGTCCCTTGAAGAACAGGCCCTTTTTGTGGGTAACCGCGGTGGAAGGCTGAATCGCAGGCAGGTTAACCGCATCCTCGCCCGTATGGCGGAAACAGCCGGACTTCATGAGGGAGTGCATCCGCACATGCTGCGACATAGCTTCGCCTCGCACATGTTGCAGTCAGGGGCCGATATGCGTTCGGTTCAGGAACTTCTGGGACATGAACATTTGAGCACAACCCAGCGTTACACCCATCTTAATCTGCAGCAGATAATGAATGTTTATGATAAAGCGCATCCTTTAGCCGGTAACCAGTCCCCGGATTCAAGTAAAGATGAGGAAGACAAATAA
- a CDS encoding diguanylate cyclase domain-containing protein translates to MGPAKHRAILVSPDKALRDLLYEIWSPDMLEFTCYTEACGAVEDLFNDPPDLLIVDNRVEDVPAKELARLVKSENVYRQLPVIICLDESDLQRTWDWNEIEVDDFLIRPFFMPIVRERVNLTLCRALRALDANPLSKLPGNTSIIQRIQNLIDREQDFALAYCDLDHFKSFNDKYGFSRGDEVLMMSARIIVNTVKGFAGEQTFVGHVGGDDFVIITSPDIIEEVCQRIIFSFDGIVPNFYDVEDRQRKSIVSKDRQGNTQTFPLMAISIAVVFNLNGKMKHFGEASAIAMNLKKKAKENPKSSYVLDRRHA, encoded by the coding sequence ATGGGACCAGCAAAGCATCGAGCCATTCTGGTTTCTCCAGATAAAGCCCTGCGAGACCTTCTATATGAAATCTGGTCGCCTGATATGCTGGAGTTTACCTGCTATACGGAAGCCTGTGGGGCAGTAGAGGATTTGTTCAATGATCCTCCGGATCTGCTTATAGTGGATAACAGGGTTGAAGATGTTCCTGCAAAGGAACTGGCCCGGCTGGTTAAGAGCGAGAATGTTTATCGCCAGCTTCCAGTCATAATCTGCCTCGACGAGAGTGACCTGCAGCGTACATGGGACTGGAACGAGATAGAGGTGGATGATTTTCTGATCCGGCCTTTTTTCATGCCCATTGTCCGTGAAAGAGTGAACCTGACTCTTTGCAGGGCTTTGCGAGCCCTTGATGCGAACCCTCTTTCAAAACTGCCCGGCAATACTTCCATCATTCAGCGCATTCAGAATCTTATTGACCGCGAGCAGGATTTTGCTCTCGCCTATTGCGACCTTGATCATTTCAAGTCCTTTAACGATAAATACGGCTTTTCGCGCGGCGATGAGGTGCTTATGATGAGCGCCCGCATCATCGTTAATACCGTGAAAGGTTTTGCCGGTGAGCAGACTTTTGTAGGTCATGTAGGTGGTGACGATTTCGTGATTATCACTTCCCCGGATATTATTGAAGAAGTCTGCCAGCGGATAATTTTTTCTTTCGACGGCATCGTACCCAATTTTTACGATGTGGAAGATAGACAGCGCAAATCCATTGTTTCCAAAGACCGTCAGGGTAATACACAGACCTTTCCGCTGATGGCCATTTCCATTGCAGTAGTGTTTAATCTTAACGGTAAAATGAAGCATTTTGGTGAAGCTTCAGCAATTGCCATGAATCTTAAGAAAAAAGCCAAGGAAAATCCCAAGAGCAGTTATGTCCTTGACCGCAGGCATGCCTAA